The genomic stretch CCGCACGCACGTTGAATTTATCCGGCCCGAAGTCGAGTGCCACCTTGCCGTCGGCCGACAGCGCGCCGTTCTGCAATTGCGGGGCACCCGCCTGGCGCAGATACGGGCCGATGCCGGCCAGCTTCACGCCGTCCAGCTTCAGTTCCAGTTCGCCCGTGTGCTTCTCCAGTGACGTGCTGCCCTTGATATGGAGCGCGCCGCCTTGCGCCAGCTTGGCGCCCACATCCAGCGTGGTGGGGCCGCCCAGCGTACGCACACCAATATCGCCGTGAAGGTCTTCCAGCGTCAGGTCGGCGGCCGGTTGCGTAGCCGCGTCACGCCAATGAACGGTGCTGCTCATCAGTTGCAGCTTGCTGACCACCACATCGAAGGGTTTCGGTTTGGCGGTTGGTGCGGGCTCGGCCTTGGCTGCTTGTGCGTCGGCAGGCGCAGGTTTGCCGCCGAGCTTCGCGAAATTGACCGCGCCATCAGCGCCACGTGTGGCATCGACGCGTACGCCATCGAGCGTCAGCGCATCGAAGTGGAATACGTTGTCCAGAGGACGCACATCGGCAAGCGTTGCGCGCACCTGTCTTGCGGCCACCAGCGGTGCTTTGTTGGCATCGACCACTTCCAGGTTGTCGAGGCCAGTCGTGCCACGCACGCGCAGTATCGGCGCGCCGCTCTTCGGCTTTTGAAAGTCGATCGTCAGGTCGGTCGTCAGCTTGCCTTGCGGCACCCCCACCGGAAGCGGGCCGGGCACGTAGCCGAGGTAGCGAGGCAGATCCAAGCCATCGATCTTGACGTTGAGGTTGGATTCAAGCGAATCGGCGAATGGCTTTGTCTTGCCCGCAAAATGCAGCGGAGCGCCGTCGATGCGCGCGGCCAGCAGCGGCTGCACAAAGATGTCCACGTCGGCTGGCAGGCTCGCCAGGAACGGCACGCCGATCTGCAGGCCATCGACCTTGTGCTGGGTGCCGAGTGGCTGGTCAACAAAATCGATAGCGCCGTTGGCGAACTGCAGATTGGCAAAGACGAAACGGGCCGGCTCGTTCGACTTCGGCTTGGGCGGGTTCTCCGGCTGGCTTAGCCGGTCGACGATGTCGGAGAAGTTGAAGCGCTGCTCGGCAGTGCGCACGATGCGCACGTGGGGCGCGTCAATGCTGAGTTCTTCAATGACAGGGGCGCGGCGGAAGATCGAACTCCACGACGCGTTCATATGCAGGTGGCCAACGTCGACGAACGGTGTCTTTCCGTCGCGCTCGGTCACGTGGAACTGGTCGACATCAAGCCGCAGCGTGTATGGGTTGATGCTGATCTTGCCCACCGAAACCGGCCGTTCCAGCAGCTTGCTGAGCTGGGTTTGAGCTACGTGGCGCAGCAGTGGCGGGCCGCCGAAGGCGCCGAGCAAGCCGAACACCACCAGGAAGACCAGTACGCCGATCCCAATGCGCTTGGTGCGCCGGGATGTACCGACTCGCGCCACGCGTTGCCAGCCGGCCGTGCCGCGCACGCGTTCAAGCCGTGCGCGCCAGCCGTGGGTATTTGATTGCAGTTCAGGGCGCGAATCGGGGGAGGTACTCATGCTGGTGTCGGCGGCCATAGCGTGGCCTACTTCGTCAGTCGGTCGACCGCCACGTCCCCGATGGGAGGCAGCGGTCCTGAAAAGTGCGGCGCCCAGGCCTTCACCTGAGCATCGTGGTCACGCGCGTTTCGATTCGAGCAGCAGCGGAATCAGCTCGGCCGCGCTGGCAATCAGCGCATCGGCGCGCCATTCCACGGGCGATGGTCCATTACCACAATAGCCGTAACTGGCCGCAATGGTAGGCATGCCGGCGGCGCGGCCGGCTTCAATGTCGCGAAGGTCGTCGCCCACGTAGACGATCTGCCGTGCATCGACGCCGATGGAGTCGGCCGCATGCAGCAGCGGGGCAGGGTGGGGCTTGGCGTGCGGCGTAGTGTCGCCCGCAACGACGCACGCCGGCGGCACCGGCAACGGCAACTGTGCAACCAACGGTACCGTCAGTCGGCCCGACTTGTTGGTGACGATCCCCCAGGGAATACCGGCACGGCCCAGTTCGGCCAGCACGTCTGCCATGCCCGGAAACAGCTGTGTACGCACGCAGATTTCCGCCTCGTAGTTGGCGAGAAATGCGAGTCGCAGCGTTTCGAACTCCTCGTCCCCCGGCCCAACGCCGAAGGCCACGCCAATCAGCCCGCGCGCACCATGCGAGGCCACCGGGCGAAGCGCTTCGTAGTCGACCGGCTCGAGGCCGCGGTCAGTGCGCACCTTGTTGGCCGCCGCGGCCAAATCGGGAGCCGTGTCAGCCAGCGTGCCGTCCAGATCGAACAGCACCGCGCCCAGCGGATCGGGAAACCGGCGCGCCGTCATGCCTCGACCGGACGGCGCGTCGCCATCAGGTAGTTGACGCTCGTGTCCCGCGTAAGAGCGTAGCGGGCGGTGATGGGGTTGTATTCCAGCCCGCGCAACTCTTGCGCCTGAAGGCCGGCCGCGCGTACGAACGCGCTCAGCTCTGACGGGCGGATGAACTTAGCGTAATCATGCGTGCCGCGCGGCAGCATGTTGAGGACGTATTCCGCGCCAATGACGGCTAGCAGATACGCCTTGGCATTCCGGTGGATGGTGGAGAAAAAGACGTATCCACCCGGTTTGACCAGCGTCGCGCAAGCGCGCACAACCGATGCTGGATCAGGCACATGTTCGAGCATTTCCATGCAAGTGACGACATCGAAGCTGCCCGGCTCGCGTGCGGCCAACGCTTCTGCGGCGATCTCCTCGTAATCGACGGTAACGCCGGCCTCAAGGCTATGCAGGTCGGCAACACGCAATGCTTTGCGGGAGAGATCGATGCCTTTGACGATGGCCCCGGCACGCGCCATGCTCTCTGAGAGGATGCCGCCGCCGCAGCCCACGTCGACGACGCGTTTGCCGGCCAGCGGGGCGATCGACTGAATCCAGTCAAGCCGCAGCGGATTGATTTCGTGCAGGGGTTTGAACTCGCTGTTCGGATCCCACCAGCGGTGAGCAAGTTCGCTGAATTTTTCGAGTTCGCCGGGATCGGCGTTCGCGTGAGTGGTCGTCATGTTGCGCTGCGCCAGGGCATATCGGCTAGGTGAGGAAATGTACCAAAAAGCGAGGCCCCGACCAAATAGCGGGTCTGCGAAAAGGTTTCACATTGAAACAGACGTGAACAAACGCGCATGCAATTCCTCCAACTGTCACCTTCGCTCAAGGAGAGATCAATGAAATCCAAACACATTCTGATAGGACTGGGTGTTGCTGGCCTCACGGTGCTGGCAGGTTGTGCCGCGCCGGGTTACGGCGGTGGCTATAACGGTGGGTATGCACAACAGCCGGCCTATGGCCAGCAACCGGCTTATGGCGGGCAGCCGCAGCAAACGGGCGCTCTTTATGGCCGCGTGGAATCGATCCAGCCGATGCAAGCCCCGGCCAATAGCCCGGGCATCTTGGGCACGATTATCGGTGGTGTGGCCGGCGGTATCCTCGGTCACCAAGTGGGCGGGGGTACGGGCAACACCGTTGCGACCATTGGCGGCGCAGCGCTTGGCGCTTATGCAGGCAACCAGGTTGAACAGCGCGCCGGCGCCGGTGGGCAAACCGTGTACCGCATCAGCGTGCGCCTGGACGATGGCCGCGTCGCGACCGTGACGCAGCGGAATCCGAACAACCTGCGTGTTGGCGATCGCGCCATGGTCGCCAACGATCAGGCGACACCTTCTTATTAGTAAGAGGGGCAGTTGTGAGAAAGGGGCGCCGGATGCCCCAAAAGCAAAAAAGCGATGGCGCATTTGGCGTCATCGCTTTTTTAATGCCCATCCCGCAGTAAACCAGACGAGGAAGATCCGCAGACTTATGGACGAAAAAAAAAGCCCAGCTTTCGCTGGGCTTTTTCCCGGTGTGAACCGACTTACTGAGCCTTGCGGGTGCCGACCACTTCGACGTCCACGCGGCGGTTCGGTTGCTGGCAGGCGATTTGTGCCTTGCGAGCGCCCTTGCACGACTTCGGATCAACCTTCAGCTGGCGCTTGCCCTTGCCTTCCGTGTAGACACGGTTGGCTTCGATGCCCTTGCTGACCAGGTAGCCCTTGACGGCTTCAGCACGACGGACCGACAGGCGGTCGTTGTACTTGTCCGAACCGAACGAGTCGGTGTGGCCAACGGCGATCACGACTTCCAGGTTGATGCCTTGCAGCTTCGAGACCAGGTCGTCCAGCTTAGCCTTGCCTTCCGGCTTCAGCACCGCCTTGTCGAAATCGAACAGGGTGTCAGCAGCGAACGTAACCTTCTCGCTCGACACAACCGGAGCAGCCGGAGCGGCCGGAGCAGCCGTCGGAGCAGCAGCCGGAGCCAGAGCGCCGTCGCATTGTGCGTTGGCGGTTGCCGGCGTCCAGA from Ralstonia pickettii encodes the following:
- a CDS encoding HAD-IA family hydrolase, translating into MTARRFPDPLGAVLFDLDGTLADTAPDLAAAANKVRTDRGLEPVDYEALRPVASHGARGLIGVAFGVGPGDEEFETLRLAFLANYEAEICVRTQLFPGMADVLAELGRAGIPWGIVTNKSGRLTVPLVAQLPLPVPPACVVAGDTTPHAKPHPAPLLHAADSIGVDARQIVYVGDDLRDIEAGRAAGMPTIAASYGYCGNGPSPVEWRADALIASAAELIPLLLESKRA
- the ubiG gene encoding bifunctional 2-polyprenyl-6-hydroxyphenol methylase/3-demethylubiquinol 3-O-methyltransferase UbiG, which translates into the protein MTTTHANADPGELEKFSELAHRWWDPNSEFKPLHEINPLRLDWIQSIAPLAGKRVVDVGCGGGILSESMARAGAIVKGIDLSRKALRVADLHSLEAGVTVDYEEIAAEALAAREPGSFDVVTCMEMLEHVPDPASVVRACATLVKPGGYVFFSTIHRNAKAYLLAVIGAEYVLNMLPRGTHDYAKFIRPSELSAFVRAAGLQAQELRGLEYNPITARYALTRDTSVNYLMATRRPVEA
- a CDS encoding glycine zipper 2TM domain-containing protein, yielding MKSKHILIGLGVAGLTVLAGCAAPGYGGGYNGGYAQQPAYGQQPAYGGQPQQTGALYGRVESIQPMQAPANSPGILGTIIGGVAGGILGHQVGGGTGNTVATIGGAALGAYAGNQVEQRAGAGGQTVYRISVRLDDGRVATVTQRNPNNLRVGDRAMVANDQATPSY
- the ompA gene encoding outer membrane protein OmpA, producing MKKFAKLAFAAAAVAMAASAYAQSVPYEKKAVNDNWGNGTSEWVWKNGTNELCWRNGFWTPATANAQCDGALAPAAAPTAAPAAPAAPVVSSEKVTFAADTLFDFDKAVLKPEGKAKLDDLVSKLQGINLEVVIAVGHTDSFGSDKYNDRLSVRRAEAVKGYLVSKGIEANRVYTEGKGKRQLKVDPKSCKGARKAQIACQQPNRRVDVEVVGTRKAQ